In Citrus sinensis cultivar Valencia sweet orange chromosome 4, DVS_A1.0, whole genome shotgun sequence, one DNA window encodes the following:
- the LOC107174936 gene encoding uncharacterized protein LOC107174936 codes for MAGAFLARGSYPRFSPDGLLQGGVEEEAGVVEPQELGAKVVCGDRTGVAARVEGFARDLSIKMLNEPQEEDDVVCDPTCVEELYKHAASKDKTLRIYPVTWHQLIGEPGQNVELVSGEVVEWLRERASRAAKGSDGSRPTAELDSGA; via the coding sequence ATGGCTGGTGCCTTCCTAGCGCGTGGGTCCTACCCACGGTTCTCTCCCGATGGTCTCCTTCAAGGAGGAGTGGAAGAGGAAGCTGGCGTTGTCGAGCCCCAGGAGCTCGGTGCCAAGGTCGTGTGCGGCGACCGTACTGGAGTTGCTGCGCGTGTCGAGGGATTTGCAAGGGATTTGAGTATAAAAATGCTCAATGAGCCCCAAGAGGAAGACGACGTCGTTTGCGATCCCACCTGCGTTGAAGAGTTGTATAAACATGCAGCCAGTAAGGATAAGACACTGAGGATTTATCCAGTCACGTGGCATCAACTGATTGGCGAGCCTGGGCAGAACGTTGAGTTGGTTTCTGGAGAGGTGGTGGAGTGGCTGAGAGAAAGAGCCTCACGCGCTGCCAAGGGCAGTGATGGTTCGCGCCCTACCGCTGAGTTAGATTCTGGCGCTTAA